From Methylobacterium radiodurans, a single genomic window includes:
- a CDS encoding DUF2256 domain-containing protein, whose product MPRMRRKGDLPEKICAQCGRPFAWRKKWERVWDEVRYCSDRCRAEARRGRGVAPADAEGPDPAPG is encoded by the coding sequence ATGCCTCGGATGCGCCGCAAGGGCGACCTTCCGGAGAAGATCTGCGCGCAGTGCGGCCGACCCTTCGCGTGGCGCAAGAAGTGGGAGCGCGTCTGGGATGAGGTGCGCTACTGCTCCGACCGCTGCCGCGCGGAGGCGCGGCGCGGGCGCGGCGTCGCGCCGGCCGATGCCGAAGGTCCCGATCCTGCACCCGGATGA
- a CDS encoding XdhC family protein, whose amino-acid sequence MLSSDTDILTAAASWRRDGRGVALATVIETWGSAPRPVGSHLVIDQDGNFLGSVSGGCVEGAVITDALDVIADGGPRVLEFGVADETAWRVGLSCGGRIRVLVERVD is encoded by the coding sequence ATGCTCTCCTCCGATACCGACATCCTGACCGCTGCCGCCTCCTGGCGGCGCGACGGCCGCGGCGTGGCGCTCGCGACCGTGATCGAGACCTGGGGCTCGGCCCCGCGCCCCGTGGGCAGCCACCTCGTGATCGACCAGGACGGCAACTTCCTGGGCTCCGTCTCGGGCGGCTGCGTCGAGGGCGCGGTGATCACCGACGCGCTCGACGTGATCGCGGATGGGGGCCCGCGGGTGCTCGAGTTCGGCGTGGCCGACGAGACCGCGTGGCGGGTCGGCCTCTCCTGCGGCGGGCGCATCCGCGTCCTCGTCGAGCGGGTCGACTGA
- a CDS encoding ribonuclease T2 family protein — protein sequence MRDGQRNGRGNGEGRSRARGLRTGIAALLATILTGPGAVAQEYGGFRGGDRPGSFDFYVLSLSWSPTYCETAARPDQRQCAPGRDLGFVVHGLWPQYERGYPQNCSSVERAPTRQAMEIAGEVFPSEGLARYEWRKHGTCSGLDPASYFRATREARTAVTIPDAFQGGGPERRLAPIEIARLFVSANRGLRPDMMQVACARDALQEVRICLSKDLRGFTPCPELARQNCRAREVTVGAAR from the coding sequence ATGCGGGACGGGCAAAGGAACGGTCGCGGAAACGGCGAAGGGCGCAGCAGGGCGCGCGGCCTGAGGACGGGGATCGCGGCCCTGCTCGCGACGATCCTGACGGGTCCGGGCGCTGTCGCGCAGGAATACGGCGGCTTCCGCGGCGGCGACCGGCCCGGATCCTTCGACTTCTACGTCCTCTCCCTGTCCTGGTCGCCGACCTATTGCGAGACCGCCGCGCGGCCGGACCAGCGCCAGTGCGCACCCGGGCGCGACCTCGGCTTCGTCGTGCACGGGCTCTGGCCCCAATACGAGCGCGGCTACCCGCAGAACTGCTCCTCGGTGGAGCGTGCGCCCACCCGGCAGGCCATGGAGATCGCCGGGGAAGTCTTCCCGAGCGAGGGGCTCGCCCGCTACGAGTGGCGCAAGCACGGCACCTGCTCGGGCCTCGACCCCGCCTCCTACTTCCGCGCGACCCGCGAGGCCCGCACCGCCGTCACCATCCCGGACGCCTTCCAGGGCGGCGGCCCGGAGCGGCGCCTCGCCCCGATCGAGATCGCCCGCCTGTTCGTCTCGGCCAACCGCGGCCTGCGGCCCGACATGATGCAGGTGGCCTGCGCGCGCGACGCGCTGCAGGAGGTCCGCATCTGCCTCTCGAAGGACCTGCGGGGCTTCACCCCCTGCCCCGAGCTCGCCCGCCAGAACTGCCGCGCCCGCGAGGTCACGGTCGGGGCGGCGCGCTAG
- the bcsS gene encoding cellulose biosynthesis protein BcsS, whose amino-acid sequence MSVRSVVPLRRARGPGGWVALLGGMLAPGPTAAAEGWETVLFGSLDAGAATFLSAGGKVAPGGAGRDGFILLASVGAGHRRERGVCACARLPVVASLTRTTALGAAVVGYQWSHDWGVVALLAGPEGSAEMLSGSAGDLALPARWGLRLHGEVWARPTAETLLQATAILGSSRADAWGRLAWGYRLWGAYLGPEASLFVDRTAYRKWNLGLHATDLALGVFSLRASVGVQLETGRRPGPYLTLAAWRPL is encoded by the coding sequence TTGAGCGTTCGTTCGGTCGTACCCCTTCGACGAGCCCGCGGCCCCGGAGGCTGGGTCGCGCTCCTGGGCGGGATGCTGGCCCCTGGACCCACCGCTGCGGCGGAGGGATGGGAGACGGTCCTATTCGGGAGCCTGGATGCGGGCGCCGCGACCTTCCTGAGCGCCGGGGGTAAGGTTGCGCCGGGCGGCGCCGGGCGGGACGGGTTCATCCTGCTGGCGAGCGTGGGTGCGGGGCACCGGCGCGAGCGCGGCGTGTGCGCCTGCGCACGCCTGCCGGTGGTCGCGAGCCTCACACGCACCACCGCGCTCGGCGCCGCCGTCGTGGGCTACCAGTGGTCCCACGACTGGGGTGTGGTCGCCCTCCTCGCCGGGCCGGAGGGATCGGCCGAGATGCTGAGCGGGTCCGCCGGGGACCTGGCGCTGCCCGCGCGCTGGGGCCTGCGCCTGCACGGTGAGGTTTGGGCGCGGCCGACCGCCGAGACCTTGCTGCAGGCCACCGCGATCCTCGGCTCGTCACGGGCGGATGCCTGGGGCCGGCTTGCCTGGGGCTACCGCCTCTGGGGCGCCTACTTGGGGCCGGAGGCGAGCCTCTTCGTGGACCGGACGGCGTACCGGAAGTGGAACCTCGGCCTGCACGCGACGGACCTCGCGCTGGGTGTGTTCAGTCTCCGGGCTTCCGTCGGCGTGCAGCTCGAGACGGGCCGCCGGCCCGGGCCCTATCTGACGCTCGCCGCCTGGAGGCCGCTGTAG
- a CDS encoding XdhC family protein produces the protein MRTETLEALNTERAARRAAILVTDIADGAQRLVTAEAIGADPLAPQLRRALASGRSGLVEAEGRQLFLTVQVPPVRLVVVGAVHISQALAPMAAALDLAVTVIDPRTAFAAPERFPGIDLVAAWPDAALGGSVPPLDRYCALAALTHDPKIDDPALAAALRAGCFYVGALGSRKTHAARLARLAEAGLTEAETARIRAPIGLDIGAVSPPEIAVAVLAQIVQALRRPETAA, from the coding sequence ATGCGCACCGAGACGCTCGAGGCCCTCAACACGGAGCGTGCGGCGCGCCGGGCTGCCATTCTCGTCACCGACATCGCGGATGGGGCGCAGCGCCTCGTCACGGCCGAGGCGATCGGGGCGGATCCCCTGGCGCCGCAGCTCCGCCGGGCGCTCGCCTCCGGCCGCAGCGGCCTCGTAGAGGCGGAGGGCCGGCAGCTCTTTCTCACCGTGCAGGTGCCGCCAGTACGCCTCGTGGTGGTGGGCGCCGTCCATATCAGCCAGGCGCTCGCCCCGATGGCCGCCGCCCTCGACCTCGCCGTCACGGTGATCGACCCACGCACCGCCTTCGCCGCGCCCGAGCGCTTCCCCGGCATCGACCTCGTGGCGGCGTGGCCCGACGCGGCGCTCGGCGGCTCCGTTCCGCCCCTCGACCGCTACTGCGCGCTGGCGGCGCTGACGCACGACCCGAAGATCGACGACCCGGCGCTCGCGGCGGCCCTTCGGGCAGGCTGCTTCTACGTGGGCGCGCTGGGCTCCCGGAAGACGCACGCGGCCCGGCTCGCGCGCCTCGCGGAAGCCGGCCTCACCGAGGCCGAGACCGCCCGCATCCGCGCCCCGATCGGGCTCGACATCGGCGCCGTGAGTCCGCCGGAGATCGCGGTCGCGGTGCTCGCGCAGATCGTCCAGGCGCTGCGCCGGCCGGAGACCGCCGCGTGA
- a CDS encoding molybdopterin-binding protein has product MRFGRVPVSEAAGLVTAHTVRAGGATLRKGRVVTPELARQFSEAGLGDLIAVRLEPGDVGEDAAARCLAERLGDRTLRVAEPFTGRCNLFADEAGVLLVERAAIDALNAVDEAVTAATLPPYRPVVAGEMVATVKVIPYAVAGDVLDRACAAVPEPPLRVAPYRLDRVGVVSTRLPGLKESTIDRTLEVLTERLAPTGARIVAEERVPHDSAAVAEALVRLAREGAELAIVFGASAIADRQDVIPAGIERAGGRVEHLGMPVDPGNLLLVGSLAAVPVIGAPGCARSPKENGFDWVLHRLLAGLAVTRADIVALGVGGLLTEIVSRPQPRAGGAPDEADA; this is encoded by the coding sequence GTGAGGTTCGGGCGCGTTCCGGTTTCGGAAGCCGCGGGACTCGTCACCGCCCACACGGTGCGGGCCGGTGGCGCGACCCTGCGCAAGGGCCGCGTCGTCACGCCCGAACTTGCCCGCCAGTTCTCGGAAGCCGGCCTCGGCGACCTCATTGCCGTGCGCCTGGAGCCCGGCGACGTCGGCGAGGACGCGGCGGCACGGTGTCTCGCCGAGCGCCTTGGCGACCGGACGCTGCGCGTCGCGGAGCCCTTCACCGGCCGCTGCAACCTGTTCGCGGACGAGGCCGGCGTGCTCCTCGTCGAGCGTGCCGCCATCGACGCCCTCAACGCCGTGGACGAGGCGGTGACCGCCGCGACGCTGCCGCCCTACCGGCCGGTCGTCGCAGGCGAGATGGTCGCGACCGTCAAGGTCATCCCGTACGCCGTCGCGGGCGACGTTCTGGACCGCGCCTGCGCCGCCGTCCCCGAGCCGCCGCTGCGGGTCGCACCCTACCGGCTCGATCGGGTCGGCGTTGTCTCGACGCGGCTGCCGGGGCTGAAGGAGAGCACGATCGACCGCACCCTGGAGGTGCTGACGGAGCGGCTCGCGCCGACCGGCGCCCGGATCGTCGCCGAAGAGCGCGTTCCGCACGATTCGGCAGCGGTCGCGGAGGCGCTCGTCCGGCTGGCGCGGGAGGGCGCGGAACTCGCGATCGTCTTCGGCGCCTCGGCTATCGCCGACCGCCAGGACGTGATCCCGGCAGGGATCGAGCGCGCGGGCGGCCGGGTCGAGCATCTCGGCATGCCGGTCGATCCGGGAAACCTCCTGCTCGTCGGGAGCCTCGCGGCGGTGCCGGTGATCGGCGCGCCGGGCTGCGCCCGTTCCCCGAAGGAGAACGGGTTCGACTGGGTGCTCCACCGCCTCCTCGCAGGCCTCGCCGTGACCCGCGCCGACATCGTGGCGCTCGGGGTCGGGGGCCTGCTCACGGAGATCGTCTCCCGCCCTCAGCCGCGGGCCGGCGGCGCGCCGGACGAGGCCGATGCCTGA
- a CDS encoding sensor domain-containing diguanylate cyclase: MTALRRLAGPLRSPWAWTLLGMLAPIGMLVVSGLMLLDLRRDAWDKAEQTSRNLLQVIERDVARNVEIIDLSLQAIVENLKAPDLAEASRELRQLVLFDRVVAARDVGVVLILDERGDSIMDAASAIARRTNNADRDYFKAHAARSDLGLSISHPVVSRLTGAPIIVLSRRINKPDGSFGGVALASLSLSYFSRLFDRIDLGQQGTINLFHRDGTRIVRYPTPDPLSAPPPNFIHTTNFQRFLRQDRGTFVGTTFSDGVERHYTFVQFADLPLVLNVAVGTSEIDAEWRRKALVLGGILLALGGLTAGLSLLFGRELRHRTAIEAELARLSRTDVLTGLTNRRGFDEALGPACERARRTGRPLCLLIVDADHFKRYNDQYGHAVGDAVLKGLGRSLSASVHRPDDLVARLGGEEFAVLLPETDAAGAAHIAESIHAKVAELAFEGTGIQAGMVRVSIGLACGPPDTAAADLFRLADAALYSAKETGRNRTCCAPMPERPAVRPRASQGVTQP; the protein is encoded by the coding sequence ATGACCGCGCTGCGTCGCCTCGCAGGGCCGTTGCGTTCGCCCTGGGCCTGGACCCTCCTCGGCATGCTGGCGCCGATCGGCATGCTCGTCGTGTCCGGACTCATGCTGCTCGACCTGCGGCGGGATGCCTGGGACAAGGCCGAGCAGACGTCGCGCAACCTCCTCCAGGTGATCGAGCGCGACGTTGCGCGCAACGTCGAGATCATCGACCTCTCGCTGCAGGCCATCGTCGAGAACCTGAAGGCACCGGACCTGGCGGAAGCCAGCCGCGAGCTGCGCCAGCTCGTCCTCTTCGACCGGGTGGTCGCCGCGCGGGATGTCGGCGTGGTCCTCATCCTCGACGAGCGCGGCGACAGCATCATGGACGCCGCCTCCGCGATTGCGCGCCGGACCAACAACGCCGACCGCGACTACTTCAAGGCGCACGCGGCGCGGTCCGATCTCGGCCTCTCCATCAGCCACCCGGTCGTCTCGCGCCTGACCGGCGCGCCCATCATCGTGCTCAGCCGCCGGATCAACAAGCCGGACGGCTCCTTCGGCGGCGTGGCCCTGGCCAGCCTGTCGCTGTCCTACTTCAGCCGCCTGTTCGATCGGATCGATCTGGGGCAGCAGGGAACGATCAACCTGTTCCACCGCGACGGCACGCGCATCGTGCGCTATCCGACCCCGGATCCGCTCTCCGCCCCACCGCCGAACTTCATCCACACCACGAACTTCCAGCGCTTCCTGCGCCAGGACAGGGGCACCTTCGTCGGCACCACCTTCAGCGATGGCGTCGAACGGCACTACACCTTTGTCCAGTTCGCCGACCTGCCGCTGGTCCTCAACGTGGCCGTAGGGACCAGCGAGATCGACGCCGAATGGCGCCGGAAAGCGCTCGTGCTCGGCGGCATCCTGCTCGCCCTGGGGGGCCTGACGGCGGGCCTCTCGCTCCTGTTCGGGCGGGAGCTGCGCCACCGCACCGCGATCGAAGCCGAGCTGGCGCGGCTGTCCCGCACCGACGTCCTCACCGGGCTCACCAACCGCCGCGGCTTCGACGAGGCTCTCGGCCCGGCTTGCGAGCGGGCACGCCGCACGGGGCGACCGCTCTGCCTCCTGATCGTCGATGCCGACCACTTCAAGCGCTACAACGACCAGTACGGCCACGCGGTGGGCGACGCGGTGCTCAAGGGTCTGGGGCGCAGCCTGTCGGCGAGCGTCCATCGGCCTGACGACCTTGTTGCCCGCCTCGGCGGCGAGGAATTTGCTGTCCTCTTGCCCGAGACTGATGCGGCCGGCGCGGCCCACATCGCCGAGAGCATCCACGCCAAGGTGGCGGAATTGGCCTTCGAGGGCACCGGGATCCAGGCGGGAATGGTCAGGGTGAGTATCGGCCTCGCCTGCGGCCCGCCCGACACCGCCGCCGCGGACCTCTTCCGGCTCGCGGACGCCGCGCTCTACAGTGCCAAGGAGACCGGGCGGAACCGGACCTGCTGCGCCCCGATGCCGGAGCGTCCGGCGGTGCGGCCGCGCGCCTCCCAGGGGGTGACCCAGCCGTAG
- a CDS encoding nucleotidyltransferase family protein — translation MPEREPKTVQRIGIVLLAAGRGTRFGPEPKLLADLDGRPLVRHAAEAAQASGLGPVVAVLGAHAPAVRAALADLDLRFVENPAYADGLSTSLLTGLATLPKACAGAVVMLGDMPCVGPALIRRLAGAFDGRAAAIVPVWQGRRGNPVLLNHHRLATDLAGLTGDRGAGPMLAGRTDVVEIPGDAGNGLDIDTPAALAGL, via the coding sequence ATGCCTGAGCGCGAACCGAAGACCGTGCAGCGGATCGGCATCGTGCTGCTGGCGGCCGGGCGCGGCACGCGCTTCGGACCCGAGCCGAAGCTGCTCGCCGACCTCGACGGCCGCCCGCTCGTGCGGCACGCGGCCGAGGCCGCCCAGGCCTCGGGACTCGGTCCCGTGGTCGCGGTGCTCGGCGCGCACGCTCCGGCCGTGCGCGCGGCGCTGGCCGATCTCGATCTCCGCTTCGTCGAGAACCCGGCCTACGCGGACGGGCTTTCCACCTCGCTCCTGACCGGACTCGCGACCCTGCCCAAGGCCTGCGCGGGCGCCGTGGTGATGCTCGGCGACATGCCGTGCGTCGGCCCTGCCCTGATCCGCCGGCTCGCCGGAGCCTTCGACGGGCGGGCCGCCGCGATCGTACCGGTCTGGCAGGGACGGCGCGGCAACCCGGTCCTGCTGAACCACCACCGCCTCGCGACGGACCTCGCGGGCCTCACCGGCGACCGCGGCGCCGGCCCCATGCTGGCCGGCCGGACGGACGTGGTGGAGATCCCGGGCGATGCCGGCAACGGCCTCGACATCGACACGCCGGCGGCGCTGGCAGGGCTTTAG
- a CDS encoding SDR family oxidoreductase: protein MRRVLIYGGTGGIEHATAQALRGRGYAPHLAARNAGPLDAAAAEPGETTVSAEDVTDPDFFARATRWRTSLTRTPLAAGITDNASLAQGSAGTHALQRLGEPTDVGRLAAPRISDEAAWITGQNIGADGCHSTLRTEGWGRPPADPARDVPDGAYLRYSGLQAASVR from the coding sequence ATGCGGCGCGTTCTGATCTACGGCGGCACCGGAGGGATCGAGCACGCCACGGCCCAGGCGCTGCGCGGGCGCGGCTACGCGCCCCACCTCGCCGCCCGCAACGCGGGCCCGCTCGACGCGGCAGCCGCCGAACCCGGCGAGACCACGGTGAGCGCGGAGGATGTCACCGACCCGGACTTCTTCGCGCGAGCGACGCGGTGGCGCACGTCCCTCACCCGCACTCCGCTCGCCGCCGGTATCACCGACAACGCGAGCTTGGCGCAGGGCAGCGCCGGTACGCACGCCCTCCAGCGACTGGGCGAGCCCACCGATGTCGGGCGCCTCGCGGCCCCTCGGATCTCGGACGAGGCCGCGTGGATCACCGGCCAGAACATCGGCGCCGATGGCTGTCACTCGACGCTGCGCACCGAGGGCTGGGGCCGCCCTCCGGCCGATCCCGCACGGGACGTCCCCGACGGGGCGTATCTCCGCTACAGCGGCCTCCAGGCGGCGAGCGTCAGATAG
- a CDS encoding methionyl-tRNA formyltransferase, with product MKFAFAGIDFLGGVFEALVAAGWTPIKLFSRPCDGIYDHNEVVLARARETRVPVQLSRLRVQDLEALRAAHGRDWALVVAGYPWLITGWRPYAAYGLNFHPSPLPTGRGPYPLFRAVEQGYETWGVTAHVLAEEGFDTGDILAQDLFRLGPQENHESLLAKCQMAASRLSAGPIARELPQRWRRPEPQGDGSYWPRASDADRTLDFRAGVDAVLRRVRAFGAIETIARIDEARIFVAEASGWHEAHGHAPGTVVHRYRRHLVIAARDGFVQLTRWSPVGLAEAARIGR from the coding sequence ATGAAGTTCGCCTTCGCGGGCATTGATTTCCTCGGCGGCGTGTTCGAGGCGCTGGTCGCCGCCGGCTGGACTCCGATCAAGCTGTTCAGCCGACCCTGCGACGGGATCTACGACCACAACGAGGTCGTTCTGGCGCGCGCCCGCGAGACCCGCGTGCCAGTCCAGCTCTCGCGCCTGCGGGTGCAGGATCTCGAGGCCCTGCGGGCGGCGCACGGGCGGGACTGGGCGCTCGTCGTGGCGGGCTATCCCTGGCTGATCACGGGTTGGCGCCCCTATGCGGCCTACGGCCTGAATTTCCACCCCTCGCCCCTGCCGACAGGGCGCGGTCCGTATCCCTTGTTCCGGGCGGTGGAGCAGGGCTACGAGACCTGGGGCGTCACCGCCCACGTGCTCGCCGAGGAGGGGTTCGACACCGGCGACATCCTGGCCCAGGACCTGTTCCGCTTGGGGCCGCAGGAGAACCACGAGAGCCTGCTGGCCAAGTGCCAGATGGCCGCCAGCCGCCTCTCCGCCGGCCCGATCGCCCGGGAGCTGCCCCAGCGCTGGCGCCGGCCCGAGCCGCAGGGCGATGGCTCCTACTGGCCGCGGGCGAGCGACGCCGACCGCACGCTGGATTTCCGGGCCGGGGTCGATGCGGTGCTCAGGCGCGTCCGGGCGTTCGGGGCGATCGAGACAATCGCGCGGATTGACGAGGCCCGCATCTTCGTGGCCGAAGCCTCCGGCTGGCATGAGGCGCACGGCCACGCGCCCGGCACCGTGGTGCACCGCTATCGCCGCCACCTCGTGATCGCGGCCCGCGACGGCTTCGTCCAGCTCACGCGCTGGTCGCCGGTGGGCCTCGCCGAGGCGGCGCGGATCGGGCGGTGA
- a CDS encoding 23S rRNA (adenine(2030)-N(6))-methyltransferase RlmJ, translating to MNYRHAFHAGNFCDVLKHLVLVRVLAHLRLKQTAFRAIDAFAGLGLYDLDADEAARTGEWHDGWGRLDAPFAEPVEALLAPYREAVAAVRARHGAATYPGSPALIREALRAGDKGVFVELHPVDHEILRARFARDARTKVLHLDGWTALNAMIPPPERRGLVLIDPPFEVPGEIERLGAHLAKAVAKWPTGLFLAWYPIKDVAAVERMAAALDRDLKRPALRLDLVVDPPDPTRLTGTGLIVVNPPWRLAEEAALFLPALAERLARGAYGAFRCAPLGAPA from the coding sequence ATGAACTATCGGCACGCCTTCCACGCGGGGAACTTCTGCGACGTCCTCAAGCACCTCGTCCTCGTGCGGGTGCTGGCGCATCTGCGCCTGAAGCAGACCGCTTTCCGGGCGATCGACGCCTTTGCGGGGCTCGGGCTCTACGACCTCGACGCCGACGAGGCCGCCCGCACCGGCGAGTGGCACGACGGCTGGGGCCGGCTCGATGCGCCCTTCGCCGAGCCGGTCGAGGCCCTGCTCGCCCCCTATCGCGAAGCGGTGGCCGCCGTGCGGGCGCGCCACGGGGCCGCGACCTATCCGGGCTCGCCCGCCCTGATCCGCGAGGCGCTGCGGGCGGGCGACAAGGGCGTCTTCGTCGAGTTACACCCGGTCGATCACGAGATCCTGCGGGCGCGCTTCGCCCGCGACGCCCGCACCAAGGTGCTCCACCTCGACGGCTGGACCGCCCTCAACGCGATGATCCCGCCGCCGGAGCGGCGCGGTCTCGTGCTGATCGACCCGCCCTTCGAGGTGCCGGGCGAGATCGAGCGCCTGGGCGCGCATCTGGCAAAGGCAGTGGCCAAGTGGCCGACCGGACTCTTCCTGGCCTGGTACCCGATCAAGGACGTGGCGGCGGTGGAGCGCATGGCAGCCGCCCTCGACCGCGACCTGAAGCGGCCGGCGCTCCGCCTCGACCTCGTGGTCGATCCGCCCGACCCCACCCGCCTCACCGGGACAGGGCTGATCGTGGTCAACCCGCCCTGGCGCCTCGCCGAGGAGGCCGCCCTGTTCCTGCCGGCGCTGGCCGAGCGCCTCGCCCGCGGCGCCTACGGCGCGTTCCGCTGCGCGCCGTTGGGAGCGCCCGCCTGA